Proteins encoded by one window of Rutidosis leptorrhynchoides isolate AG116_Rl617_1_P2 chromosome 7, CSIRO_AGI_Rlap_v1, whole genome shotgun sequence:
- the LOC139856867 gene encoding aldehyde oxidase GLOX-like gives MHMQLLRNNKVVMFDKTDFGPSNISLPLNRCRYDPFDPVLQKDCTAHSILYDITSNTFRPLSIRTDTWCSSGAVLPDGTLVQTGGYNDGDHTVRLMVPCDDETCDWIEFSGYLTEPRWFSTDQLLPDGRVIIIGGRRQLSYEFYPTSSSTFFTSFFNSSSFLMDFLRDSTNGISENNLYPFVHLLPDGNLFIFVNVRSVVLDYKQNKVVKYLPPIPGDDPRTYPYSGSSILLPLDENGLLEPEVMICGGASRDAFINIKRNHSFDRAVSTCGRIKVADGNPIWEMETMPIARVMGDMVILPNGDVIIINGAGSGTAGWDNARDPVTRPVMYRPKGPPNTRFSVMKSTSRPRLYNSGAILVTDGRVLVAGSNPNPFYNFTDVEFPTDLSLEAFLPPYLAKENDQLRPEIVSLEGEVMEYKKPFMVTFTVLKYLKLAMVTVRIIAPSFTTHSLGMNQRMVVLQEARNVTFVWESFVKEYNIVVFGPSTAEIAPPGYYMLYVVHAGIPSSGMWVKVQ, from the coding sequence ATGCATATGCAACTCCTACGCAACAACAAAGTAGTCATGTTCGATAAAACCGATTTCGGCCCTTCAAACATTTCCCTCCCTCTCAATCGTTGTCGATATGATCCTTTTGATCCTGTCCTCCAAAAGGATTGCACTGCTCACTCGATCCTATACGATATTACATCAAACACGTTTCGACCATTGTCTATACGAACGGACACTTGGTGTTCATCGGGTGCGGTTCTACCCGATGGCACGTTGGTTCAAACCGGTGGGTACAATGATGGAGACCATACGGTTCGTCTCATGGTTCCTTGTGACGATGAAACCTGTGACTGGATCGAATTCTCTGGGTACCTAACGGAACCCAGGTGGTTTTCGACCGATCAATTACTCCCGGATGGGCGGGTTATTATAATTGGCGGGAGACGTCAACTTAGTTACGAATTTTATCCCACTAGTTCTTCGACTTTCTTTACGTCTTTCTTCAATTCGTCTTCGTTCTTGATGGATTTTCTTAGAGATTCGACCAATGGGATAAGCGAAAACAATTTGTATCCGTTCGTTCATTTGTTGCCCGATGGAAACTTGTTCATTTTTGTGAACGTTCGCTCGGTTGTACTCGATTACAAGCAAAACAAGGTGGTCAAATATCTCCCTCCGATTCCCGGGGATGATCCGCGGACCTATCCATATTCCGGGTCCTCGATTCTGCTTCCTTTAGATGAAAACGGGTTACTTGAACCCGAGGTGATGATATGTGGCGGTGCTTCACGTGACGCGTTTATAAATATCAAACGGAACCATAGTTTTGACCGGGCGGTTTCCACGTGTGGAAGAATTAAAGTTGCGGATGGTAATCCTATATGGGAGATGGAGACCATGCCCATCGCACGGGTGATGGGCGATATGGTCATTTTACCAAATGGGGATGTAATCATTATTAATGGTGCAGGGTCGGGTACTGCTGGATGGGATAACGCCCGTGATCCAGTGACCCGACCCGTTATGTATCGCCCAAAAGGGCCTCCAAATACACGATTTTCAGTTATGAAATCCACCTCAAGACCAAGACTTTACAACTCGGGTGCAATTTTGGTGACGGACGGGCGGGTTTTAGTAGCAGGAAGCAACCCGAATCCGTTTTATAACTTCACAGATGTCGAATTCCCTACAGATTTAAGCTTAGAGGCATTTTTACCGCCTTATTTAGCTAAAGAAAACGATCAACTTCGACCCGAAATTGTGAGCTTGGAAGGTGAAGTTATGGAATATAAGAAACCGTTCATGGTGACATTTACGGTTTTGAAGTACTTAAAGCTAGCTATGGTAACAGTAAGGATTATAGCACCATCATTTACGACACATTCCTTGGGAATGAATCAAAGAATGGTGGTGTTGCAGGAAGCTAGAAATGTAACGTTTGTATGGGAGTCGTTCGTTAAGGAGTATAATATTGTGGTGTTCGGGCCATCAACGGCTGAGATCGCACCACCGGGATATTATATGTTGTATGTGGTTCATGCAGGCATACCTAGTTCTGGGATGTGGGTAAAGGTTCAGTAA